In the Pseudoalteromonas sp. A25 genome, CTAATTTCAGCTCTTTTACATCCAATCTATCTAGATGAATGGCCATTGACTCATAAATGACCATGGGGCGAGCAGGATTAATCATCACCTGCTGTTTTGCCATAAGAGGAATAATCACATGAGGAAATGTCGTACCAGAAAACTCAACATAGTTTTTTGTTAAGCTCTCTACCAAACTTTGACACGCGTTGTTTTCTCCATCACATTTAACACTCAACATCACCTTAGCGTCAGAAGTAATATCAAATGCTTCACTACCGACTGGAAAGTCGAGTTTAGAAGTTTCATCAACCATGCCAGCAAAGGTAAAGTGCATATTTTCACTCACGCCGTAACGTGCTAATACCAAAGAAAATAATAAATCTCCTGGTACGCAAAACTTTTTCGCATCAACATCATGCAAAGGGTTAAAATCATCAGCCACACGCTTTGCAAATTCGCTGCCTTGCTGGCGAGAGATCACAA is a window encoding:
- a CDS encoding DUF3581 family protein — protein: MLSQFYQQEGDQVVISRQQGSEFAKRVADDFNPLHDVDAKKFCVPGDLLFSLVLARYGVSENMHFTFAGMVDETSKLDFPVGSEAFDITSDAKVMLSVKCDGENNACQSLVESLTKNYVEFSGTTFPHVIIPLMAKQQVMINPARPMVIYESMAIHLDRLDVKELKLEADTPEFNYEGKRGKIILRFNLFSEGVKVGRGEKHMVVSGIRAYCQDMVDGLIAYYNDRKATL